The proteins below come from a single Mytilus edulis chromosome 5, xbMytEdul2.2, whole genome shotgun sequence genomic window:
- the LOC139523884 gene encoding uncharacterized protein isoform X1, with the protein MFQLYQRSGLFKQDFTSFIYQSNTLVKKIMEAKLQPLVTLCVILLVDGAVLNTRSNHDQLQNNGLTNTKVQAFGGLQAHITPRLDKTPLFDMFYTQSFVDPKTHLDQLHTDQRTYRNEYYWNSIFNSLFRELMSELRQNANPANILTNSNEEQAPVINHRYEVSIIDPRTINRKKTTNNFNKPTQVPPDPPSPVVNARPIERMTNLNEEPKPFTKQQYKVSKEDPITGDQASSTKNMDQPVSNINHPQSTLTDHKTIKSLTNLNDLPAPIIKHRYKVSIVDPRTIKQKETRRNLDKPGSIIDHPQSTINDHKTVERFPNLNDLPAPIIKRRYKVSMVDPRTIKQNEVTRNLDKPGSTIDQIPSSVDPTTLALTPLNEEQVPMIKHRYKATIIDPRTIERTFSKQKQDNKALMMQNNPTTADNFEKFLSLWSTNP; encoded by the exons ATGTTTCAGCTTTATCAACGAAGTGGACTATTTAAACAGGATTTCACTAGTTTCATATATCAGTCTAATACTTTAGTTAAGAAG ATTATGGAAGCAAAATTGCAGCCTTTAGTCACTCTATGTGTTATACTTTTGGTTGATGGTGCTGTTTTAAACACGAGATCTAATCATGACCAACTGCAAAATAATGGTTTAACAAATACGAAG GTCCAAGCATTCGGTGGACTGCAGGCACATATAACGCCACGGTTGGACAAAACACCATTATTCGATATGTTCTACACTCAGTCATTCGTTGATCCAAAAACACATTTAGATCAATTGCATACTGATCAAAGAACATACCGGAATGAATACTACTGGAATTCAATATTCAACAGTTTATTTAGGGAACTGATGTCAGAGTTAAGACAGAATGCCAATCCAGCAAATATATTGACAAATTCAAATGAGGAACAAGCACCTGTAATAAATCACCGCTATGAAGTTTCTATAATTGATCCAAGAACAATAAACCGCAAAAAAACgacaaataattttaataaaccTACACAAGTACCCCCTGATCCGCCCTCACCAGTAGTCAATGCCAGACCAATCGAAAGGATGACAAACTTAAATGAAGAACCAAAACCTTTTACAAAGCAACAATACAAAGTGTCAAAAGAAGATCCGATCACTGGTGATCAAGCATCATCTACAAAAAATATGGATCAACCGGTTTCCAACATAAACCATCCGCAATCTACATTAACTGATCATAAAACAATCAAAAGTTTAACAAACTTAAATGATTTGCCAGCGCCAATTATCaaacaccgatacaaagtgtcaATCGTTGACCCAAGAACCATCAAACAAAAAGAAACTAGAAGAAATCTTGACAAACCTGGATCAATAATTGATCATCCGCAATCTACCATAAATGATCATAAAACAGTTGAACGTTTTCCTAACTTAAATGATTTGCCAGCTCCAATTATCAAACGTCGATACAAAGTGTCCATGGTGGACCCCAGAACCATCAAACAAAATGAAGTTACAAGAAATCTTGACAAACCTGGATCAACAATTGACCAAATACCATCTTCAGTAGACCCTACAACACTAGCTTTGACACCCTTAAATGAAGAACAAGTGCCTATGATAAAACATCGATATAAAGCGACTATAATTGACCCAAGAACGATCGAACGGACATTTTCCAAACAAAAGCAAGATAATAAAGCACTTATGATGCAAAATAATCCAACAACTGCAGACAATTTTGAGAAATTTCTCAGTTTATGGTCTacaaatccataa
- the LOC139523884 gene encoding uncharacterized protein isoform X2, with product MEAKLQPLVTLCVILLVDGAVLNTRSNHDQLQNNGLTNTKVQAFGGLQAHITPRLDKTPLFDMFYTQSFVDPKTHLDQLHTDQRTYRNEYYWNSIFNSLFRELMSELRQNANPANILTNSNEEQAPVINHRYEVSIIDPRTINRKKTTNNFNKPTQVPPDPPSPVVNARPIERMTNLNEEPKPFTKQQYKVSKEDPITGDQASSTKNMDQPVSNINHPQSTLTDHKTIKSLTNLNDLPAPIIKHRYKVSIVDPRTIKQKETRRNLDKPGSIIDHPQSTINDHKTVERFPNLNDLPAPIIKRRYKVSMVDPRTIKQNEVTRNLDKPGSTIDQIPSSVDPTTLALTPLNEEQVPMIKHRYKATIIDPRTIERTFSKQKQDNKALMMQNNPTTADNFEKFLSLWSTNP from the exons ATGGAAGCAAAATTGCAGCCTTTAGTCACTCTATGTGTTATACTTTTGGTTGATGGTGCTGTTTTAAACACGAGATCTAATCATGACCAACTGCAAAATAATGGTTTAACAAATACGAAG GTCCAAGCATTCGGTGGACTGCAGGCACATATAACGCCACGGTTGGACAAAACACCATTATTCGATATGTTCTACACTCAGTCATTCGTTGATCCAAAAACACATTTAGATCAATTGCATACTGATCAAAGAACATACCGGAATGAATACTACTGGAATTCAATATTCAACAGTTTATTTAGGGAACTGATGTCAGAGTTAAGACAGAATGCCAATCCAGCAAATATATTGACAAATTCAAATGAGGAACAAGCACCTGTAATAAATCACCGCTATGAAGTTTCTATAATTGATCCAAGAACAATAAACCGCAAAAAAACgacaaataattttaataaaccTACACAAGTACCCCCTGATCCGCCCTCACCAGTAGTCAATGCCAGACCAATCGAAAGGATGACAAACTTAAATGAAGAACCAAAACCTTTTACAAAGCAACAATACAAAGTGTCAAAAGAAGATCCGATCACTGGTGATCAAGCATCATCTACAAAAAATATGGATCAACCGGTTTCCAACATAAACCATCCGCAATCTACATTAACTGATCATAAAACAATCAAAAGTTTAACAAACTTAAATGATTTGCCAGCGCCAATTATCaaacaccgatacaaagtgtcaATCGTTGACCCAAGAACCATCAAACAAAAAGAAACTAGAAGAAATCTTGACAAACCTGGATCAATAATTGATCATCCGCAATCTACCATAAATGATCATAAAACAGTTGAACGTTTTCCTAACTTAAATGATTTGCCAGCTCCAATTATCAAACGTCGATACAAAGTGTCCATGGTGGACCCCAGAACCATCAAACAAAATGAAGTTACAAGAAATCTTGACAAACCTGGATCAACAATTGACCAAATACCATCTTCAGTAGACCCTACAACACTAGCTTTGACACCCTTAAATGAAGAACAAGTGCCTATGATAAAACATCGATATAAAGCGACTATAATTGACCCAAGAACGATCGAACGGACATTTTCCAAACAAAAGCAAGATAATAAAGCACTTATGATGCAAAATAATCCAACAACTGCAGACAATTTTGAGAAATTTCTCAGTTTATGGTCTacaaatccataa